CGGTGCATTAAAGTCTTCATCATCTTCCACCTCGTGATTTTTGTAGATATAATAATGGTCGTCCTGCTCTTTTTCTTTTATCGCAGGGTTGAAGTAATTTCTTCGGTAATCTCTGGAAACGGTACTGGCCGGAGGGAGAGGACCGGCTTCCATCAGATCTACCCTTTCGCGGAGGTCATAATAATTTTTGTCTTCAAAAACCATAATACTTCCGGTATAACAAGCAACCCAAACAGACTTTGTGGAGGAGTCAAAGGTAACGCCAATAGGTTTTTCTTTGGTTGAAACGGTTTCGACCAAAGACATATCGTCGGTTTTTACTTTAGTGAGCGTATTGTCGATATAGTTTACGACATAAAGAAACTGCCCGTCGGGGGTCATGGTCATGCTTCTTGCGGCATTGCCTGTGGATATTTTGCTGATTACCCGGGCTTTGACCAGGTCAATTTTGGCTACCACGCCTTCCCTGCTAAGAGTCGCGTATAGGTAGCGGTCTGTGGGGTCAATACAGAGGTGGCGGGGAGTTTTTCCCACACCCGATATCCAGGATACCGAATAATCAGCCAGTTTGATAACGGCAATTTCATCTTCTCCCATGATACTGATATAGGCATACCGTGACTTGGAGTCAATGGCTATTCCCCGCGGGTATCGGTCAAGCGGGATGCGTTTCACTTCTTCTTCCAGTTCGGTATCAATGATACTCAAATCCCCACTGCACCAGTTCGTTACCAAAACAGATTTGCCATCGGGAGTAATGGCTACATATTTGGGAATACAACCGACTTCGATGACGGACTCAATTTCAAATGTCTGGGTATTGATTTTATAGACAAAGCTATTGTCATACTTCTGACTGATCTGGCAATTGTCCGTTCCGGGGTTGCCAAACTGCTCTCCATACATTTTATAGTTGGAAACCCATGCATATTTGCCATCGGCAGAGAAGGCTACTTCCACAGGCGATCCTTGTGCAATGCCACGATAGCCATCCAGGGGGAATTTAGATAAATCCACCTTATCAGAAATCGTTTTCACCACCGTATAATTTCGGTCAAAAACCGTAATCGAGTGGCGATACATCATATTTTGCGCGAAAAACAATCCATTACCAGAATGTGCAATGGATTTTGGTCGGATATCATTACTACTGTACGTTGTTTTTAGAATTAACCCAGAGCCGGTACCGAATCCCTCTGCGCGGGAAGTCGGATCTCCACTGCCTGGATTTTCCCCCTTCAGTGTGGAAAAAAGTGAGAAGGGCGGAAAAACAACAGCATAAAAGTAAAGAATAAAAGTAAAGGCATGGACTGAAAGAAGTTGCATGTGTTTGCTGGGTAAATAAGAAAGACTGCAATATCCAATTTTAAAAAAAATACGTAGAATTTTTCAGGATATTTCATTATTCCTGAAAAAAAGAGATCAAGGCGGAATGTTAAGATTCCGCCCCAATATACATACTTTATTTTTATCGGTTGAGGTGGCCTATGTTAAGGATGCTGCTATTGATTTTACCAAACTTATACATGGCTTGTGCAAAGATGTCTGCTTCTTCTTTTGTTGCATAGGCACCCAGAATAAGTTTATATACCGGAGTTTCCGCCACTTCTTCTGCATAGACCCATATTTCTCCTTTCCAGAGGTTCCTGTATTGTTTTACTTTTTCCTCAAAACTACGGTAACTGGTATGGCTGTCAACGAGGAGTCCAAACACATCTTGTCCGGGCTCCATAGCGAGTCTTTTGAGACTATAAGCCTCCAGCCCGGGAATATCCAGATGAATAACTGCTGCTGACTGTCCACGCATAACGATATTGGGATTCATATCGATGATGGGTTGCGATTGTGCGGGTTCGGCACTACGGGTAGCCATAGCGAGCTGCGGTTCAGCTGCGACAGGCGTTGTTTGGGCTACAGTTTCTTCCGGCTCTGCAATATTATTTTCTATCGTTGGCGCTGGCGCAATCGGTTTTTCCTCTGCAAGGATGGTATTCTGCATTTCCTCGTTGATGGATGCCATATGTTTTTTAAGAATATGGTAAACGGTAGTTGGCGCCAGGTATCCGCTGGCTCTGCCAAGGACTTTTCCATCAGGACTGAAAAGAAGAATGGTGGGGTAGGCGTAAACCTGAAATTGTTGGACAAGGTTGAAATCAGCCTCCAGAATATCAATTTCCACAGCAAGGAAATTTTTCGAAATAAACCGGTTGAGCATGGGGTCTGTCCAGGTATAACGGGTCATTCGCTTGCACGATCTGTTTTCCCTCGCAGAAAAATAGACAAAATATGGCTGATTACTTTCCATCGCCTGCGACTGGATTTCATCAAGTGTCCCCGAAAAAAACGGAATGCTTCTGTCCGCAGCAAATGCCTGACTGCATATCAAAAGCGTCAAAATGATCAGAAAGGGTTTTCTTTGGATCATAATTACAAGGAGTAAGCGTTTGTTCAGATTCAAAAAATTGCCGTAAATTTTTCTGTCGGGTGGGTAAACGCGCCAGTTACGGTACAGGTTAATGTTAAAGATTGAGCTTTGGAATGAGGTATGTAAAAAAACGTAAAATGATATTACGAATATAAATTAAGCATTTGGGATATTGCAAATTTGGAAGCAATTTAATGCTCCATTTTTTCCGCTAATTTACCCCAAATCTTACATGTTGGAAAAGGCTTGTCTTTCGGGTTAGAATGGAACGCTGTCATCGTCTCCCCCTGTCCCCTGGTCGTGGTTCATTTTTGAGGGCAACGTGATCGTGTTGGTATTACCTGCGTCAAGTGTATTAAACCCTTTGGGAATGTCGAGTCCCGGAGTGCCTGTATTCCAGTCGGTAAACTTTCCGTACTTCCCGATGAACTGCATTTTGACCGTTCCTGTAGGGCCATTTCTCTGTTTGGCAATGATTAATTCAGCCATACTAAGGGTTGAGTTTCCTTCATCGTCCGTTTCAAATCCATAATATTCCGGGCGGTAGAGAAACATAACCATGTCCGCATCCTGTTCAATACTTCCACTTTCACGAAGGTCGGACAGCACCGGGCGTTTGTCTCCCCCCCGGCTTTCTACGGCACGGCTGAGCTGCGACAGCGCGATCATGACGACGTTAAGTTCTTTGGCCATTTCTTTGAGTGCCCGCGAGATGCCTGCAATCTCCTGCTCGCGGTTTCCGCCTTTTGACGAATTTCCTGACATGAGCTGAAGGTAATCGACAATGACCATTCCGATTCCTTTTTCTGCTTTGAGGCGCCGGCATTTGGCGCGAAGGTCCCATATAGACAAAGCGGGCGTGTCATCTATAAAGAGGGGCGTTTTGGAAAGCGAACCGATCCGGGTGATAAGTTGTTTCCACTCATAGTCTTCCAGCCGGCCTGTCCGCACCTTTTGGGCATCGAGTTCGGCTTCTGCACAAATCAGACGTTGTACGAGCTGCACGGCGGCCATCTCCAGAGAAAAGAATGCAACGGGTTCATTAAACCGCTGCGCCGCATTTCTGGCCAATGTCAGCGTCAACGCAGTTTTTCCCATCGCGGGACGGGCAGCGATGATGACCAGGTCGCTTTTCTGCCAGCCGGCAGTCATCTGATCGAGATCGGCGATGCCTGACGGGATACCGGTCACGCTGGAATCTTTGCCACGCATTTCTTCCAGACGATCGAGGGTTTTCATTACCAGTTCGGGCATAGACATATAGTTGCGCCGGAGATTGGTTTCGGAAATCTCAAACAGTCCCTGTTCTGCTTTGTCCAACAGCTCAAACACGTCAGAAGTTTCGTCATAGGCCTGGCGAATGACATCATCAGAGACCCGTATCAACTGTCGGAGAATAAACTTTTCTGCTACAATCCGCGCATGATATTCAATATTTGCCCCCGAGGCTACCCTTGAAGTGAGCTCTGTGAGGTAAAAAGGACCGCCTGTTTTTTCCAACTCCCCTTTTTTTCGAAGGGCATTTTTTACGGTCAGGATATCTACTGGCTCCGAATTTTGAAACAATTCGAGAATCGTCTCAAAAATCAGCGCATTCGCATCCTTATAAAACATATGAGCCTGGAGGATATCCATGATTCTGTGCAGCGCATCTTTTTCAAGCAGCAGCGCACCCAGTACCGCTTCCTCCATATCCAGTGCCTGTGGTGGCAGTTTTCCTGCACCCAGGGAAGGCGTGGTGATGGGTCTTACTTTTCCCTGTAAGTTATCCGGGTTAGAAAAAGGTGGCTGGGAATCACGGTTTAAATGGTCAGACATAGGCCTTCTGGTCGTTTGGTGTTCTTTTGTTGAAAAGGGAGGTCAATATACGAATAGTCTTTCCGCTCCCCAATCAGACGAAAATTGAAATAGTTTCACAAATCGCTGTTTATCAGTAACTTAAAAAGATGCCAAATTTATCCACATTTATAGATTCTGGTATGTCCCTTCACGGCAATCTAAGCAGGTCTCTACCAGGGTTATGCACAGTGTTGTGGAAAACTCACACCCAAATGTGGAAAAAATCTGGACTACTCGTCCACCCGCCTTAATACTAACCGCTGATTCCTGGTATAAATCTCTGATAAAAAAATTAGACTTGCTAATAATAATTGCAGTTTTTTTATCAAAAATTTCCCATACCTTTGGATGATTTTCGGTCCCAATGTGGATTTTTCCTCTGGGATAATAGGGAATCAGGTGAAAATCCTGTACAGTTCCCGCTGCTGTAATCTTCAGCTGATTTTTCAGCTAAACCTCTGCCGACAATAGCCACTGTCTTCTGAAAAGATGGGAAGGCCGGCAAGGTGAAGTAAGTCAGAAGACCTGCCGGAAATCAGGTTCGGAGCTTTCGGAGAAAAAGCAAAGAGCCATACATCCTGCTTTACCGCAGGGCATATGGTTACTTACAGATCCTGATTTCAATTCCTGTTAATAGTGGAAAACATCAGGTTCTCCTGCCTTTACTTCGAAGCTGCGCGCCCTTACGGTTGCAGCTTATGAAAAAGAAAATTTATAGCTTATCGCTGATTTTATGGTTTTTTTCTTCTGAACTCCCGGCTCAGACTGATTCGGTATTTGCCCATATTTCTCCGATTAATATTTCTGCGGAAAGACAAGATCTGCTTTCGTCCGGATTGAAGCAGTTTTCTCCTGACAGTTCGCTTCAATCGTATTTCCGAAATGCTTCTCTGGGGGATTTGCTGGCGGCTCAGTCTGGCATTTTTATTAAAAGCTATAGCCCGGGCGGCGTGTCTTCTCCTTCTTTCCGCGGTACGGGTTCCGGGCATACTGCTGTCCTTTGGCAGGGGTTTAACCTCCAAAATCCAATGCATGGTGGGGTGGACTTTTCTCTGATCCCGGTGGGAATGGCCGATAAAATCCGCATTCAGCCCGGAGGGGCTTCTGCTTTATTTGGCAGCGGGGCCATGGGCGGAATTATTTACCTCTCCTCAGTACCGCACTATGGTGCCGGACAGAAAATTTCTGTTTCTGCCGAAACCGGCAGTTTTGGCCAACGCGGTCTTTCTGCGCGGTTTCTTTCTGGCGCTGATCAGTCTTCGACTTCTGTTGCCTTTTTCCGTCAGGATGCAGAAAATGATTTCCGCTACGTCAAACCCGGAGGTATTTCTGCCCGGTTTGATCATGGCGCTTTTTCCCGCACAGGAATAACACTCTCCCAATCTTTCCGGATAAACCCTCGCCAGCAACTGCATCTGCATCTCTGGTATTTTGACAGTCCCCGCCAACTTCCTCCCACAGCACAACAAAACGACCAAAACCTTCGCTCTGCGCTGATATGGGAAAGGAATGCTGAAAGAACTTTTTTCCTGATCCGGTCTGGGTATTTTAGTGATAAAATCGGTTATGCTGATTCTGTTTCAGGGATTTTCTCCCAAAGCAGGTCCGCAGTGCTGACAACGGAATCGGAAGCAAGGGTCATTCTCTCCGGATCCGATATCATCCAGGCCGGGGCAAACTTCAGTTATCTCCGTGCAACCGCCGATGGTTATGGAAAAGAACGGTTTAACGAGTCAAATGCGGCTCTTTTTGGTTCTTATAAACACATTTTCCCCAACAGCCTGAATCTGGTTGCCAGCATCAGGCAGGGATTTCGAAATCAGATCGCACTTCCCGTTGTCCCGGCAATCGGGCTGGAAAAAACATGGAACGAACGGCTTGTCTGGAGAATGCATGCGGGTCGTAACTACCGGCTGCCGACTTTCAACGATCTGTACTGGAAACCGGGGGGCAATCCCGATCTGCTGCCAGAGTCAGGATTTAGCAGCGAGACGGGGCTGACTTATCACATGCCCGTAGGGCAGGGGAGGGTTACTGGTGATGTTACGCTGTTTCATTCCCGTATCAAAGACTGGATTCTCTGGCTTCCGGGCGGTAGCTTCTGGAAACCAGATAATGTACAACTGGTTTGGAGCCGTGGTGTTGAGGCGGGTATTTCTTCCAGCGCTTTTCGTTTAGGCAATTGGACAATTGAAGGCAAAATCAACTATCAGTGGGTAAAATCTACCCGGCAGAACAAACTTTCTGCCTGGGATGATGGCGTAAACCGACAATTGATATACATACCCGAACACAACGTTCAGGCGTTTTCCATCTTCTCCTTTAAAGGTGTATGGTTTTCCTATAACCATACCTATAGCGGCAAACGGTATATCACTTCCGACCATTCTTCCGGTTTGCCTTCCTACCATCTGGGGCGTATGGGCACGGGTAAATCGTGGACATGGCGCCATTATATGATGTCATGCTCATTGAATGTAGGGAATATATGGAATACCGCTTACCAGGTGGTGGCCGGTTATCCGATGCCTTTGCGCAACTATACCCTTCGGCTCGATTTGTTTTTTGACAAGCCCTCAGAAATAAAACAGTAACCAATCTATAATTATTCATATGTACACCAACCTGATTAACAAATTATTTTTCCCAATACTTCTTGGGCTGGTTTTTACTTCATGCAAACCAGATGCTCCTGTTGACCCCAAAGGATCTGGTAATGTTTTTATTCTGAATGAAGGTAACTTTCAGGCTGGAAACGCAAGCATTGACCAATTTGATCCGAAAACCTCCCTGCTTTCCAGCGATGTTTTTTCCTCCAGAAATCAGATTCCGTTGGGAGATGTGCTTCAATCCATGACGATTATTGGCGATAAAGGATATATTGTCGTGAATAATTCGCAGAAAATCGAGGTGGTAACGCTCAGCGATCTGGCTGTGCAAAACACAATTACGGGTTTTACCAGCCCTCGCTTCCTGTTGCAGGTTAGCAGTGCTAAAGCGTATGTATCCGATCTTTTTGGCGGTGCAGTTTCCATTGTTGATCTGAATACAAATACAATTACGGGATCGATCGCTTTGCCCGGATGGACGGAAGAGATGTTACTGGCCGAAGGCAGGGTATTTATAACCAATCTTTCCAGTGAATATGTATATGTGGTTGACCCGGCAACTGACCAGGTGGTGGACAGTGTGGAAGTTGGCCTTGGTTCCAATAGCCTCAGGCTGGACAAACAGGGGCGACTGTGGGTATTGAGCAGCGGAGACTCTTTTAACGGGATTGCCGGAACCCTTTCGGTAATCAATCCTTCTGATCTCTCCACACTAAAAAGTTTCACCTTCACAACAAGCGATTATCCTGTGCGGTTGTCAGTAAATCCTGACGGAGACAGAATATACTACTTGAATAATGGTTTGTACGAAATCGCTATTGATGCGACTACACTTCCTGCAGCACCCAAGGTTTTGAGTGGTGAGGGTAGTTATTTTTATGGACTGGGGGTTGACCCGGTTTCCGGCACATTGTATGTAGCCGATGCATTGGACTTTTCCCAGCGTGGGCTTATGCTTCGCTTTGAAGAAAGCGGTACCGCAATAGATACTTTTCGTGCAGGCGTGATTCCGTCGGGGTTTGTATTTGTGGAAGAATAATAGGTTGCATACCGGGAGTGCTGACCCGCAAAGCCGGGCCGGTATAGGCCCGCCCGCTCTGCGGCATCCAGCCGGTGGAGAAACATCAATTGATAGTGATTAACCAGAATATACCCACCTGGTAGAGCCAGATAATAATCTGGCTCTACGTGTTCACCCTACGTCACGCCCCGGCTTTGGGCGGGGAGGTGCATGGGGGTTGGCGGTTTTTGAGGAAATGCTACACTATTTGATTGTAGCCATAAGGTAACGCTTTACTTTTTGTCACCATAACTTGTTGTCCCAAAAATTGGGGGAAACTACACTCTCCGTTCTCTGAATCCTGTTACTTCCCAAGTTACCTTTCTTTTTCAATATCATAGCTTGATAATTTGAAATTAAGTGGGTTGGAAGAATCTATCGAGACACTTACTATTTCTGTATAGTTCGGATAATAGAAATAGATTGCTTTATTCTTTTCGATCTCCTTTTGTTGATTCGTTAAGACTGAATCAATCTTCTTAACTATTGTTAAAGAATCGTGGCCAGAAGAAAATAGTGCATTTGGAATCTCTTTGGATAGATGATCCAAAGTTTTAGAATAATTATTAGGTGACTGTTGATACATATACAGAAAGTACATATGTTCTAAGATTGATCGGATATCCGAGGGTTTTAAGTCAGAACAATCCTTTAGACATTCTCGCAAAAAAGTGAGATCATCAATGTCCGATTTAGAATCGAGAATTTGAGTCAAATCATCAGAATCCAAAATCTCACATAGATTTAACTGTTCACTTTCAATTACAGAAAAAAATAAGTCAAAGTAATTAAAGGTATATAATTTGATTCCGCATGACAGTTGGAGGGTATCGTGAGCATCGAGGGCTGAAAAATCCTTTTCATTCTCAAAAACGCTAAATCTAGAATCATTTTTGAAAACAACATCGACTAAGTGTTCTTTTGAAAAGGAACAATTCATCGAATTTATTTTTGATTGTCTTGGACAGTTATTTTTGAAACATCCCATTTGAAAGATTATCAAAAATATGACGAGAATATAAATAGTACCCTTCATTGGAATGTTTATTTTTTCCCGTAATAAAAAAGAATCAAAGCACGCTCTTCAGCTGGAATCTGATTTACTTTTTGTCGGTTTTCTTTAGTTGCTATTGTTGAGCTTGGGAAGAAGGCATCTTCAGAATAATATCCATCCTGAGCTAAGCTTGGGCCACCCAAATGGCCGATTGCAATACTTTTTGCTTCAGAATCAGAATAACAATCCCACTTATAGGCTCTATATCTCATCGTATGATAAATTTCGTGAGCACCAATATGAGCTAAATATTCAATGAATAACGATTGCCCTCCGAGGAGATTATTATTACTATTTCTCCCTCCGCTACCTAAAAAATCCCTAGCAGCTATTTTAAAGGATGCTAGTCCTGACGAATCAACAAATAAAATGGTATTGTTGTATGTGTAATGATATGGTGTAAAAGCTGATTGAGACTCCGCCAGGGGATCCACCGACACAAACCGCGCCTTTTCCGGGTCGTAAAATCGGAAGCCATAATCATACCACCCCAGCCCCAGCTCATCCTGCAACTCTTTCCCATCCCAAGGGGATTTCACTTCGTTCAATTGTAGAGATATTCATTCCCGGTCGAAGCGACGAGGGTGTTTTCTCCGGACATGCGCAGGCCGAAAGGGTCCGCTTGGGCGGATGCAAGCATAGTAATCATTCGTATCCTGTATCTCCGTATTCGGATCAAGAATCCCATCATCATTCAGATCACCAAAGGCTTGTGCTGAGGCTCCCGAAGTATAACCCGGACATTACCCAAATGCTTCTGCCGGGCAGATCTTCGACCTTAATCTGATACTCATACACCCAGTCAGTGCCGTCGAGCCGTACCCTGCCTTCTTCCATTTGAGGGAAAATCAGGTTGCCGTTTTCGTAATGAAAAGCGCCCACATAATCCGAGGTTTTGGTAACGGTATTGGAGGTATTCACGACTTCCTGACTTAATTTGGTGCCTGCGGCATCCCTTCGACCAGGCTCAGGGCAAGCATAAATATAACGAATTTTTTGGTTGATATTGGGTCCCCCGGTGAAAGTAATTTCGTAGGGTTTGTTGAGGTGGATGGGTAACTTTTGGAAGAAAAATTGTAACTTTAAGGGATAAAATTCAAGCAGATCCATGCCTAAGCTTTATGAATACCTTGGAATTGTACTATTTTTTTATTCGAACGAACATGAACCGATTCATGTGCATGCACGGCAAGGAGAATACGAAAGTAAAGCCGAAATCTTTGTCTTGAATGGGAAGATTGCAGAGATTATTATTTCCGATGTAAAGGGACGTAAGCCGCTAAAAGGCAAAGAACTGAATCATTTGAAAACTTTTTTAACCCATTATGCCGACGAAATCGTAAGTAAATGGATTGACTATTTCGTCTATCATAGAGAAGTGACTTTTGAGAAGATTACGCAAAAATTGTAGTACATGAAAATTACGGAAAGATATCAATACACGACGAAAAGCACCCCTGTTCTTATCAAAGAGGCGTATTATATTGGAGATTTTGCGATCCGTCTAAGGTTTTCGGATGGTTATCAGAAACTGGTTGATTTCAAACCTTTTCTCGAAAAATCCACTCACCCCGCAATCAAAAAATATCTTCAGGAATCTTTATTCCAAAACTTTCAGATAAAGTCCGGGAACCTCGACTGGAATGATTTTGATCTGTGTTTTCCGATAGAAGACCTATACCGAAATGATCTCCTGAAAGAATTTGTCATTGCCGGTAAATCATAATCGTATCATTTTCACTCCGCAGCATCTAGCCGGTGGAGAACGGCTAGTTGATAGTGATTAACCAAAATATACCCACCCGGTAGGTCCCGTAGAGCCAGATTATAATCTGGCTCTACATTCTCGCGCTACATCTCGATCAGGCTTTGGGCGGAGAGGTGCATGGGGGTTACTTTTTGGGACAAATGCTATATGGTTTCAGATAGTTCCGAAGTAACATTTTTCTTTAAATCAAGTTTGCTTGTGGTCTAAAGAATTTGGGGAAGTAAACTAGCAGAGGCTTATCTTTTCAGAATCAACCGCTTTTCCTGCGCGTAATTCCCCCGGTGATCAACGGCCTGAACTGAACCGCGAAAGCCTGAGGCAAAGGTAATCCGCCGGGCAAAAATCAGGGTATGTTCCATTTCGGTGGAAGCAGCTATTCGCACCTCTCCTCCGGAGAGAATCAGGCATTTCCCACGATAACTACTGGCAGATATCAGGAGCGAATGTGGCGAAACCCGTTCATATACTTTTTCTGTCCAGGGGTGGGAAACAGAATCATTTTCAAGAGAATACCATTCCCCGGAAGGCTGCATTTCTGCTACGTTGCGGAGGAAATTCTCTAATGAAGGGAAATAACGGGAATTGAGTGAGGGGATGGAAATCGGTGCATTCGCTCCTGTGGGCAAGGTGGAACCGATCCAGGCAGTTGCACCAATCTGGCCGGACCGGATACCGGATTGGGGCAGGAGGAGTTTCCCTTCCAGTCTTGTATTTCCCACTATCACCAGCGGCTGGCGCTGGTCAGTGAGGGAAAGGGAAAAATCAGTCGAAAGGTTTCGTCCCTGACCGACGAGGCAGGATTGTTCGGCTACCGTTTGATTGTACCGCCCCTGCACATGAAAAAGACCCAACAATCCCCAGGGTTCACTGGAGATAGATACATGATCTGAGCCGAAGTCAAAAAGATCGGTCTCAAAGGTCTCCCCTAGATTCCACCCCAGATGGAGATACCAGAGCAGCCCGGAGCGTAGATTTTCCCTCGCCCGCTCTGCGGCATCCAGCCGGTGGAGAAATATTAGTTGATAATGATTAACCAGAATATACCCACCCAGCAAGGTGCTCACGATCAGGCTGATCAGGAGCGTATAGATCAGGCTTTGGGCGGGGAGGTTCATTTTCTTTTGGTGCACTTTAGCCTTTGGTCTGAATTTGTTGAGGGATTATACTGAAAAATATCTCTAATAAGAGTGATTGCTAAAAAACGGGGTTATTTTCAATCTTTACCTACAACCAGAACAATATTACCTTTGCGATCGAAAACCCGGACAAAAAAATTATCCTCCAGGCAATGATACTGCTCCTCTGATTCAACATAGGTTAAAAATTCTGTATCATACCATTCATCTCTATCTGTTTGTTTATAAAGGAACAACCTTGAATTGCAAATTTCGGGACCTATTCCTGCAATTCTCTCCTTCAACATAAAGGACATATTCTTTTGTAGAAGTGAAAACTCTTCAGGGGTAAAGTTCTCAAACAAGCTGTCTGAATGTTTAAAGTTTTCCGAAACTTTATACCTATGGGTTCCTACAAATAAAATATCCTCTATGAAACTGAAATCACAGGGGCTGTCATCGGGACAGCCTTTTTCATTGATTTTCCGCAGTAAGGTATCCATTGAAAGATAGACCCTTTCAAATTCTTCTAAATCCTTGACTTCAATTTTATAGGTGCTTTTGGGTTGGTAGCAGCTAAACAAGGTAATAAGGAGAACAATCGCAATCAGGTATTTCATTGTGGTTTAAAAATTATTGTATCCATATTTCACCCAGTAGGCATCCTTTTCGGTATCAAAAAAGGTTGAAGGCCCGCCGAGCGGATGACCGGTTCTTCTTAAAAATCGCCTAAGTACGAAGGCTTCCGGTGAAAAGTCTAATTCCCACCCCTTATAAAGTTGATTCATCCCACCCCCAAATAGGTTGAGTGTAAGGGACAATCCATAGGCTTTGGCCGCAGCACCAAAGGCTAGATTCCCAAAAGCATCATATCGTAACAAACGGCCTTCAAAAAAGCCATAAAATTTAGCAATTTCAGGAAAAGTCTTTTTATAAAGTAAACTTTCCTTGTCATTTTTTGAGTCAAAATAAGAATGATCAGTAACTGCTTGTTTCCATGTCCAAATAGTAACGATTTTATGGCTTAAATAGCCTGATGTTAAGACGCCATGATCAACATCGAATCTCAACTGAATGGCCATCTTCTTGAAATTATTAATTGTTTCATAAGCGTCCAGGGTTTTATCGGGTATATCTTGTCGTTGCCCCACATATTCTCGATCGGAACCGTCCGTTTTGATTCCAACATAGACTCTACCATCCGAAAGGCCGTCATCATGAATCTTTTCGCCCGTGATTCGATGAAAGGTTTCCCCCGGATCGGCATTACCGAGTAGATGGGAAATATTATTTAGGCTTACATCAGGGCCGTAATAGGTAGTCGGTCGAGAAGTTTTCGCTCTTTGTCCGGCGATGCCTTGTACCGATTGTCCGTCCGGATCAATTAAGTTGATCGGTGAATTCAGTACATAGGTATAGGCTCCATAATTTGCATACAACTCCCCCAACGCATCCACCCCCTTCCACCGCCCTTCATCGGGCGCATACATCCGGGCCCCATAATCATACCACCCCAGCCCCAACTCCGTTTGTAGTTCCTTGCCATTATAGAGATACTCATTCCCTGGCGAAGCCACGAGGGTGTTTTCTCCGGACATGCGCAGGCCGAAGGGGTCCGCTTGGGCGGATGCAAGCATAGTAGTCATTCGCATCCTGTATCTCCGTATTCGGATCAAGAATCCCATCATCATTCAGATCGCCAAAGGCTTGTGCTGAGGCTCCCGAAGTATAACCCGGACATTACCCAAATGCTTCTGCCGGGCAGATCTTCGACCTTAATCTGATACTCATACACCCAGCCCGAGCCGTCGAGCCGTACTCTGCCTTCTTCCATTTGAAGGAACATCAGGTTGAAGTCCCTTTACGGACGAAAATCCCTTACCGGGATCGCCGTCTTCGTAGTGGAAAGCGCCCACATAATCCGAGGTTTTGGTAACGGTATTGGAGGTATTCACGACTTCCTGACTTAATTTGGTGCCTGCGGCATCCCTTCGACCAGGCTCAGGGCAAGCATAAATATAACGAATATAACGAAT
The Bacteroidia bacterium DNA segment above includes these coding regions:
- a CDS encoding DUF2442 domain-containing protein, with product MKITERYQYTTKSTPVLIKEAYYIGDFAIRLRFSDGYQKLVDFKPFLEKSTHPAIKKYLQESLFQNFQIKSGNLDWNDFDLCFPIEDLYRNDLLKEFVIAGKS
- a CDS encoding RHS repeat-associated core domain-containing protein, with amino-acid sequence MTTMLASAQADPFGLRMSGENTLVASPGNEYLYNGKELQTELGLGWYDYGARMYAPDEGRWKGVDALGELYANYGAYTYVLNSPINLIDPDGQSVQGIAGQRAKTSRPTTYYGPDVSLNNISHLLGNADPGETFHRITGEKIHDDGLSDGRVYVGIKTDGSDREYVGQRQDIPDKTLDAYETINNFKKMAIQLRFDVDHGVLTSGYLSHKIVTIWTWKQAVTDHSYFDSKNDKESLLYKKTFPEIAKFYGFFEGRLLRYDAFGNLAFGAAAKAYGLSLTLNLFGGGMNQLYKGWELDFSPEAFVLRRFLRRTGHPLGGPSTFFDTEKDAYWVKYGYNNF
- a CDS encoding RHS repeat-associated core domain-containing protein yields the protein MKSPWDGKELQDELGLGWYDYGFRFYDPEKARFVSVDPLAESQSAFTPYHYTYNNTILFVDSSGLASFKIAARDFLGSGGRNSNNNLLGGQSLFIEYLAHIGAHEIYHTMRYRAYKWDCYSDSEAKSIAIGHLGGPSLAQDGYYSEDAFFPSSTIATKENRQKVNQIPAEERALILFYYGKK
- a CDS encoding DUF4160 domain-containing protein, translated to MPKLYEYLGIVLFFYSNEHEPIHVHARQGEYESKAEIFVLNGKIAEIIISDVKGRKPLKGKELNHLKTFLTHYADEIVSKWIDYFVYHREVTFEKITQKL
- a CDS encoding YncE family protein, which produces MYTNLINKLFFPILLGLVFTSCKPDAPVDPKGSGNVFILNEGNFQAGNASIDQFDPKTSLLSSDVFSSRNQIPLGDVLQSMTIIGDKGYIVVNNSQKIEVVTLSDLAVQNTITGFTSPRFLLQVSSAKAYVSDLFGGAVSIVDLNTNTITGSIALPGWTEEMLLAEGRVFITNLSSEYVYVVDPATDQVVDSVEVGLGSNSLRLDKQGRLWVLSSGDSFNGIAGTLSVINPSDLSTLKSFTFTTSDYPVRLSVNPDGDRIYYLNNGLYEIAIDATTLPAAPKVLSGEGSYFYGLGVDPVSGTLYVADALDFSQRGLMLRFEESGTAIDTFRAGVIPSGFVFVEE